One Panicum virgatum strain AP13 chromosome 3N, P.virgatum_v5, whole genome shotgun sequence DNA segment encodes these proteins:
- the LOC120667988 gene encoding uncharacterized protein LOC120667988: MARSCEHFEFNPASWWRLYGGGAPDLQRMAIRILSLTSSSSGCERNWSTFEQHHTKRRNKLTTERLNSLVYIQFNNKLMSKKEKITRKSNYEVLLSSDASEAQGFFFEGGDDHALVVFRDEEDEGEMPGTGIPWSVLGEAMRTNE, encoded by the exons ATGGCAAGGAGCTGTGAACACTTTGAGTTCAATCCGG CATCTTGGTGGAGGCTTTATGGAGGAGGAGCACCAGATCTGCAAAGAATGGCTATTAGAATCCTCTCACTGACATCTAGCTCTTCTGGATGTGAAAGGAATTGGAGCACCTTTGAACAG CATCATACAAAGAGAAGGAATAAGCTAACAACAGAGCGCCTCAACTCTCTAGTATACATCCAATTCAATAATAAATTGATgtccaagaaggagaagattaccagAAAGAGTAACTATGAAGTGCTACTAAGTAGTGATGCTTCTGAAGCTCAAGGATTTTTCTTTGAGGGAGGAGATGATCATGCATTGGTTGTCTTTAGGGATGAGGAAGATGAGGGAGAAATGCCGGGGACAGGGATACCATGGAGTGTCCTTGGAGAAGCAATGAGAACTAATGAATAA